Genomic segment of Paenibacillus sp. FSL R5-0912:
AATTACCCGTGCGCTGGATGTTCCGCAGGAGCTTATTGAAATTAGTAACGAAAAGGGACTGCCTGTGCTGCGCAGCTCGATGGCGACTACTATTTTCTCGAGCAGACTGACAAGCTTCCTGGAAGGCAGACTGGCCCCTACGGCAACAATCCACGGTGTTCTCTGTGATGTATATGGTGTAGGTATGCTGATTACAGGCAGCAGCGGTATCGGTAAAAGTGAAACGGCGCTTGAACTGGTTAAACGCGGGCACCGCCTGATCGCCGATGATGCAGTAGAGATCCGTCAGACCTCGGATAACCAGCTGCATGGTACAGCTCCGGAGCTCATTCGTCACTTGCTCGAAATCCGCGGGGTAGGGATTATTAATGTAATGACTCTCTTCGGTGCCGGGGCTATCCGTAATCATAAGCGGATCACACTGGTCGTTAGACTTGAGGCCTGGCAGCAGGATAAACAATATGACCGGCTCGGACTGGACGAGGAGACTACAAGGATCATTGACACCGATGTGCCGCTTGTAACGATCCCCGTACGTCCGGGACGTAACCTTGCGGTAATTATCGAGGTTGCAGCGATGAACTACCGGTTGAAACAAATGGGCTTTAACGCAGCTCTACAATTTACGAATAAACTTACAGCCACCATCTCTGAAGACATGGATGATCTGGACTAGGAGTGTGAGAGCATGTTTTTTTCATTAGCGATTAATCCGATTGTCTTCTCCATCGGTTCGCTGCCTGTTCATTGGTATGGTTTGATACTGGGTCTTGGTGCATTAGCCGGATTATTCCTTGCTATTCAAGAAGGCAAACGCTACAACATTCCGCAGGAGTTCTTCATGGACATGCTGCTGCTCGGAGTCCCTTCGGCGATCATTGGTGCGCGGATTTATTTTGTAGCGTTCAAGTGGGAAGATTACAAGGACAACTTGCTGGATATATTCAAAGTCTGGAATGGCGGTATTGCTATTTATGGCGCGCTGATTGGGGCGATCATCTGCGGAATTATATATTTCCGTTACAAGGGATATCCGTTCTGGCGTATCGTGGACATCTGTGCACCTGGACTGCTTGCCGGTCAGATGATTGGCCGTTGGGGTAATTTCATCAATCAGGAAGCCTACGGCGGCGTTGTAGAGGAATCCTTCCTGCGTGACAAGCTGCATCTGCCGGACTTTATTGTGAATCAAATGTACATAGGGGATGCGTTTCACCATCCGACCTTCCTGTATGAATCGCTCTGGAGCCTGCTGGGGATTCTGCTCCTGATGGTACTGCGCCGCCAGAAATTTGTCCGTGCAGGCGAAATCTTCATGTCCTATTTCATCTGGTATTCGATCGGCCGTTTCTTTATTGAAGCTTTGCGTACGGACAGCCTAGGATTTAACGGCAGCAGCGGTTTGGCATCCTTCATTAACGGTCTATGGAGTCCGATGAAATGGCTGGGATTTGAGCAGGGGTATTTCGATCCGGCATACGGGAATGTTCGTATCTCACAGCTTCTGGCACTACTAATCATTCTCGTTGCAGTTGTATTGATCATTGTACGGCGTGTCAGCGGTCAGCCGAAGGATCATTATTCTGATCCGATTGTCAGCACTAAAGCGGCAGCGGCAGATGCTGTAGTTCCCGAGAGTGCAGTGAATACACCGCAGAAGGCTCCTCAGCCTATCCAGCCGGTGGAGGACTCATCTGAAGATAAGGAAACAAAGGAGTAGTAAAACTAATGATAGAATGCGTGTTATTTGACTTGGACGGAACGATTGTGAATACTAATGAGCTGATCATCAGCTCGTTCATGCATGCGCTGAAGGAGAATAACCTCCCGGCTCTAACCCGGGAAGAAATTATTCCCCATATGGGAACTACGCTCCAGCAGCAGATGAGCGCGTTCTCCGGTCTGCAGGACACAAGCGTGCTGGAGCTTTCTTACCGTTCATATAATTATGCGCATCATGATGAGCTAATTCGTTCTTTTCCACATGTGAATGAGACAATGGAAGGGCTGTTAAGCCGGGGAATAAAGCTCGGGATTGTGACAACGAAGATTCGTCCAACTACACTTAAAGCGCTGGAAATGTTCGATCTGCTGAAGTATATGGAGACAATTGTGACGGTCAATGATGTCAGTCAGGCGAAGCCGCATCCGGAGCCTGTTCTAACCGCGGTTGCTAATCTGGGTGTTGATCCGGCCAGAACCCTCATGGTAGGTGACAGTGCGGTCGATATTCAATCTGCCAAGGCCGCGGGTGTGCGTGTAGCTGCGGTTGCCTGGTCTCTTAAAGGTGAGGACACGTTACGTAAGTACGGCCCCGATTACATCATCCATGACATGAAAGACTTGTATACAATAGTGGAGCAGGAGACGAAACAGCCGTGAGAAAGTTAACCCGCTATCCAGTAGAGGGCCATAATTCGCTCTGGTATATTTACCGTACGGTGAGCCCGTGGAAGGGCGTACGCAATTTTATTTTTATCCAGATTGCCCGCTACTGTCCGGTCTTGCCGCTCAAGAACTGGATTTACCGCAGGGTACTCGGCATGAAGGTGGGCAAGCATACTGCGTTTGGGCTAATGGCGATGGTGGATGTGTTTTTTCCGGAGAAAATTTCCGTCGGTGAGAACTCGGTCATCGGCTATAATACGACCATTCTTGCCCATGAATACCTCATCAAAGAATACAGGCTGGGTGAAGTCATTATCGGGGAGAACGTCCTGATTGGAGCTAACACAACGATATTGCCCGGCGTAACAATTGGAGATTGGGCGGTTGTCGCCGCGGGTTCTGTCGTGCATAAGGATGTAGCTGCGGGCTCGTTCGTCGGGGGCAATCCGCTGCGTGAGCTGCGTCCGCCGGGATCAGCGGAGAAGGCTGTAGAAGAATAATCACCAGGTAACCTCTTACCCTGCAGTTTCATATTGCGTGTATCTGCGCAGGAGCTGCAGGGTTTCTTGTGTAAACTTCGCAGCCTGAGGCAATTAAGAAATCTTAAGCAAGCATAAGCAACCTTTAAGTGTTCGGCGAGTATATATTGGCGATATACTTGTAAGTGCAGGAGCGGATCCTTCCGCATACGGACGCGCAGCACATATCAGAATGAAATAATCAGCAGGGGCAGACTTCCTGATAGGTATCACTTCCGCTTGGCGTCTATGAACAGCCATCATAGCAGAGAAGAGGAATCTTAAAGTGAATGCAGCAAAACAGGAACGTCTGCCCCAGCTGGATATTTACCGTGCTCTGGCGATATTGGGCGTAATGCATGTCCACTCATCATCTTTTGCGGCCGGAGAAATGGCACTCCAGTCACCCTATTATTACTGGCTGAACTGGATCAACATTTTTTTTAAATTCGGTACACCGTCGTTTATTTTTCTAAGCAGCTTTGTGCTGTTCTATAATTATTACGGGCGGCCCGTGACGCGGAGCCTGATCGGAAGCTTTTACCGCCGCAGGCTGAAGTACATTCTGCTTCCCTATATGCTTGTATCCATCGGCTATTACGGATTGACCCTGTACGTGAATGGTATGCTGACACAGCCTCTGGCACAGAGCATCTCCGGCTTCCTGGGTGCCTTATTTACGGGTTCGGCGTATGCACATTTGTATTTCGTATTCATCAGTATCCAGTTCTACCTGCTGTTTCCGTTGCTGCTTAAGCTGCTGCAGAGCTCACGGCTGTGGGTGCGCTGGGCTTTTCCGATTGGACTTGCGCTGCAGTGGGTATTCATTATCTGGAACAAGTATCAGCTGCATATTGTGGAAAAAGGAAGCTTGTCGATCTCGTATCTGGCATACTATATGCTGGGCGCCTATATCGCCATTAATTTCGAAGCGATCAAGCTGTGGCTGATGAAGCCTTGGCGTGAACTGGCTGCCAGGCATAAAGTGCTTATCCTGCTGCTTGTTACATTGTGGCTCGTAGCAGCCTTCACGCATGTACAGTTATGGTATAGAGCCCGCCACTTCGGGATATGGACGGACTCGCTGTGGTACGAACTGCTCTGGAATATACATACGATGCTGTCAGCGCTGGTGCTGCTGTATGCCACCTTTCTTATCTACCGCAGGGCACCGAAGGTGGTCGTTGCTATTTTGACCCGGCTAGGTGAGATTTCATTTGCGGTGTATCTGATCCATCCTCTGCTGCTTGCAGTGTATAGAAGATTCGGAACGGGAATTCCTACAGATTCATTAACCTATGTATTCTATATTTACGGAGGATTGGCTGTGGCGCTGGCAGGTAGCTGGATGCTTGTGCAGTTTGCGTTCCGCCGCATCCGCCTGTCCTGGGTGGTATTCGGGAACATACCGCGTTCACTTGCCCCTCCGGTGAAGGACAAGCCTGTGCGCGGGAGCACATATAGAGTGCTCGAAGGTAAAGATATCAGTAAGTCATGAGAGTTCAACAGAACCCTAATCAGGCATCAGGGATGAGGGTCTAGGCAGGAGGAAAGATAATGGCTCAAAAGGAAAGAATACCACAGCTTGATGTATTCCGGGCGATAGCGATTATTGCTGTCATAGCGATTCATGCTACTTCGCGGACACTGGCGGAAACATTGGATACCTCTTTGTTTCATCCGTTTCTGTTCCTAAACAAGTTCAGTCAGTTCGCTGTACCTTCGTTTGTATTCCTAAGCGGGTTCGTGCTGTTCTACAACTATATTGACCGTCCGCTGGGCGGGAAGACACTCGCGAAATTCTATAGCCGAAGGCTGATTTATATTATTGTGCCTTATCTTATTTTTTCGGTGCTGTACTTTATATTGAAAATGACTGCCGGGCATACATGGGGTATGCCTCTTAATGAGCAGGTGGTCAAATTCGGCAAATATCTGTGGACGGGTACGGCGTATACCCATCTGTACTATATTATTATCATTATCCAGTTCTATGTTCTGTTCCCGCTCATGCTCTGGTGTCTGCAAAAGGCCCGCCGTCTGGCGGCGTGGGCACCGCTCATCGGACTTGCCTTGCAGTGGGGATTCGTGCTGCTGAACAAATATATGGCTAATCACGGATACTGGCAGCTGTCCAAGGGCAGTCTTGCAATAACGTACTTCTCTTATTTCCTGCTCGGTGCGGCGATTGCTGTATATTACAGCTCTCTGAAAAAGTGGCTGATTCCTACCCGCGAAGGGTGGCGCTCCGGTAAGGGTGCAAGCTGGATTGTGCTGTGGTTCTTATGGATCGCTGCAGGAATCGTTCATGTGGAGCTGTGGTTCAACAATTATACGAAGAAGACGGTCATCAACAGTCTATGGTATGAAGGCTTCTCCAATCTTCATGCGCTGCTCTCTTGTCTTGTGCTGTTCCAGCTGTCCTTCCTGCTGTATGGAGCGGGCCGCAGCCTGCTGACAAGATTGCTGATCTCTGCCGGAGCCTGCTCGTTCGGGATTTATCTGCTGCATCCGGCGCTGCTCTTCTTCTATAGAAAGCTGCCGCTGCACGGCGGATCGCTTGCCTACGCTGCTGCCATTGCCGGGGGCTGGCTGGTGGCCTTCGCCGGCTCCTGGCTGGTCGTTGCCCTCGTCTTCCGTTATGTGAAGCCGGCCTGGGTACTGTTTGGTTCTGGGCCGCAGAAGGTTAAGCGGGCGCCAAAAGCAACATTGTGACCGTGCGCCTCAATGCTAAGATGCTGGATTAAATGAGATTTCAAATCAGGAATGATAAAAGCGCCGACTGGCCGCAGATGCGGGCTGTCTGGCGCTTTTATTCATATATTATCAGGCTGCGGGTTTATTCGCCGGCTTGTTCACGCTGGAATTCGGCAATTGCTTCATACTGGTCTTCCAGGCTGCGGTAGACGGAGATATAGATCGGTAGCAGTTGTTTGTAGACTTTGGCATGGGCCGGGACCGGTTCATGGCGGTGAGTAGAGCCGATCATCCCGAAAACGGCATCGAAGGAATCTATTCGGCTTATGGCATACAGCCCAAGTACCACGGCGCCAAGGCAGGAACTCTCGAAGCTCTCGGGAACTACAACCTCCTGGTCAAATATATCCGCCATCATCTGCCGCCATAGAGCGGAGCGGGCGAAACCGCCGGTAGCCAGAATTCTGCCCGGCTGGCCGATAATTTCCTCCATAGCGAGCAGTACGGTATACATATTGAAGATTACACCCTCCAGCACAGAGCGGATCATATGCTCTTTGCGGTGATTCATGCTCAGTCCGAAGAAGGAGCCGCGCGCATCGGGGTTCCACAGCGGGGCACGCTCACCGGTCAGATACGGATGAAAGAGCAGGCCATTGCTGCCTGGCGGTACCTGCTCGGCGATCCGGGTCAGGACCTCATAAGGATCAATACCGAGGCGCTTCGCGGTCTCTACCTCAGAGGCGGCGAACTCATCACGCACCCAGCGGAACAGCATGCCGCCATTATTCACGGGGCCGCCAATAACCCAGTGCTTGTCCGTTAGTGCATAGCAGAAGGTCCGCCCTTTCGGGTCGGTCAGCGGCCGGTCGACCACGGTGCGGATGGCTCCGCTGGTCCCAATAGTGGCGGCAATAACTCCCGGCTCTATGGCACCGACCCCCAGATTGGATAGGACACCGTCACTGGCGCCTACGACAAACGGTGTGGCGGCCAGAAGTCCAAGCTCTTCGGGTAGCCCCGGAAGCAGCCCCTGCAGGATTTGCGTGGTGGGCACCGGTCTTGATAGACGTTCTGGAGTGATCCCGGCGATACGGAGCGCCTCAGCATCCCAGTCAAGCTTCTCCAGATTGAACATGCCTGTAGAAGAGGCAATGGAGTGATCAATTACATATTTGCCGAACAGCTTGAAGAAGATATATTCTTTAATGGAGATGAATTTATGGGTCTGGCTGAACAGCTCCGGGTACTCCTCACCAAGCCACATCAGCTTGGTGATCGGAGACATAGGATGAATGGGCGTTCCTGTGCGCATGTACAGCTCATGCCCGTTCAGTTCATTCTTCAGCCGCCGGGCATAGGCGCTGCTCCGGTTATCGGCCCATGTGATGCAGGCGGTCAGCGGTTTGCCGGAAGAATCTACAGCAATGACGCTATGCATGGCCGAGCTGAAGGAGACAAGCAGAACCAGTCCAGGAGGGACTTGGCTGTCCTGCATGACTGAAGAGATAGTGTGCAGTACAGCCTTCAGAATCTGATCAGGGTCTTGTTCTGCGACAGAAGGGGAAGGCTGATGCAGCGGATAGCCTTGGTTGCTCTGTGTGACGATTGTTCCGTTCTCCTCGAAGAGGACAGCCTTGGTGCTGGTAGTTCCAATATCAACGCCGATCATATAGGATGTACTCAAGCCGTCAGTCCTTCTTTCTGCTCTGAAATAGATACCGGGAATACTTAATGCAGGAAATAAAGTACAATTATATTATATACAGCTTATTATATTCGCAGGTAAGCACGGTGGCAAAGAGAGGGTTGGTAGGCGCTCCTTAACATATAGCCTAAGCTTCCGAAACCGGCGGGTATAGAAGGCGAATGTTGACGCAAAAGGATAGTCCGTGATACGATATTACCACTGCTTTAGTTTACTACCACTTTACCATATTAAAGTGATTAAAGGTACTTCTTATGATATCTGATGAGGTGAAAAGTGAAGATGTCCAAACCAAAGGGATTCGAAAAGCCTGCCGGCGTACGGGATTATCTCCCACGGGCGGTAACGAAGCTGCGCAAGATTGAGAACGATGTGCTGCACTGCATGAGCCGCTGGGGCTACCGCCAGATGATTACTCCCACCCTTGAATATTACGATACGGTCGGTGTGGCCAGTTCCACGTCAGACCAGAAGTTGTATAAATTACTGAATAACCGCGGTCAGGCACTCGTGCTGCGTTCGGAAATGACAGCGCCCGTTGCCCGCGTAGTCTCCTCATTATTGAAGGACGAACCGCTGCCGCTGCGTCTGTCCTATCATGCCAATGTCTTCCGTGCTATCGAAGAGGAGGCCGGCCGGGAAGCAGAATTCTTCCAGACCGGAGTGGAGCTTGTCGGAGATGATTCACCAGAGGCGGATGCTGAGGTCGTTGCACTGGCAATTGCCTCGCTGGAGGCCGCGGGAGTGAAGTCTTTTAAAATTGCGATAGGGCATGTAGGCTTCCTCGACGGTCTGTTCCAGGAAGCGGTGTCCGGCCTCCCGCAGGCCCAGGAGGAGCTGAAGAGTCATCTGCTGGGCCGTGATTATGTCGCTTTCCGGGAGACGCTGCGCCGCCTGGAACTGCCTGAAGCCCAGAAGAAGGAACTGGACGGACTGCTGC
This window contains:
- the hprK gene encoding HPr(Ser) kinase/phosphatase, with the protein product MAKKVKVSELVQHFQLEVVSGQEGLKRPITVDDLNRPGLEMAGYFEYYPEERVQLLGKTELAFFSMLPEEERKSRIRGICNDNTPCIVITRALDVPQELIEISNEKGLPVLRSSMATTIFSSRLTSFLEGRLAPTATIHGVLCDVYGVGMLITGSSGIGKSETALELVKRGHRLIADDAVEIRQTSDNQLHGTAPELIRHLLEIRGVGIINVMTLFGAGAIRNHKRITLVVRLEAWQQDKQYDRLGLDEETTRIIDTDVPLVTIPVRPGRNLAVIIEVAAMNYRLKQMGFNAALQFTNKLTATISEDMDDLD
- the lgt gene encoding prolipoprotein diacylglyceryl transferase, encoding MFFSLAINPIVFSIGSLPVHWYGLILGLGALAGLFLAIQEGKRYNIPQEFFMDMLLLGVPSAIIGARIYFVAFKWEDYKDNLLDIFKVWNGGIAIYGALIGAIICGIIYFRYKGYPFWRIVDICAPGLLAGQMIGRWGNFINQEAYGGVVEESFLRDKLHLPDFIVNQMYIGDAFHHPTFLYESLWSLLGILLLMVLRRQKFVRAGEIFMSYFIWYSIGRFFIEALRTDSLGFNGSSGLASFINGLWSPMKWLGFEQGYFDPAYGNVRISQLLALLIILVAVVLIIVRRVSGQPKDHYSDPIVSTKAAAADAVVPESAVNTPQKAPQPIQPVEDSSEDKETKE
- the ppaX gene encoding pyrophosphatase PpaX; the protein is MIECVLFDLDGTIVNTNELIISSFMHALKENNLPALTREEIIPHMGTTLQQQMSAFSGLQDTSVLELSYRSYNYAHHDELIRSFPHVNETMEGLLSRGIKLGIVTTKIRPTTLKALEMFDLLKYMETIVTVNDVSQAKPHPEPVLTAVANLGVDPARTLMVGDSAVDIQSAKAAGVRVAAVAWSLKGEDTLRKYGPDYIIHDMKDLYTIVEQETKQP
- the gntK gene encoding gluconokinase — translated: MIGVDIGTTSTKAVLFEENGTIVTQSNQGYPLHQPSPSVAEQDPDQILKAVLHTISSVMQDSQVPPGLVLLVSFSSAMHSVIAVDSSGKPLTACITWADNRSSAYARRLKNELNGHELYMRTGTPIHPMSPITKLMWLGEEYPELFSQTHKFISIKEYIFFKLFGKYVIDHSIASSTGMFNLEKLDWDAEALRIAGITPERLSRPVPTTQILQGLLPGLPEELGLLAATPFVVGASDGVLSNLGVGAIEPGVIAATIGTSGAIRTVVDRPLTDPKGRTFCYALTDKHWVIGGPVNNGGMLFRWVRDEFAASEVETAKRLGIDPYEVLTRIAEQVPPGSNGLLFHPYLTGERAPLWNPDARGSFFGLSMNHRKEHMIRSVLEGVIFNMYTVLLAMEEIIGQPGRILATGGFARSALWRQMMADIFDQEVVVPESFESSCLGAVVLGLYAISRIDSFDAVFGMIGSTHRHEPVPAHAKVYKQLLPIYISVYRSLEDQYEAIAEFQREQAGE
- a CDS encoding acyltransferase; translation: MAQKERIPQLDVFRAIAIIAVIAIHATSRTLAETLDTSLFHPFLFLNKFSQFAVPSFVFLSGFVLFYNYIDRPLGGKTLAKFYSRRLIYIIVPYLIFSVLYFILKMTAGHTWGMPLNEQVVKFGKYLWTGTAYTHLYYIIIIIQFYVLFPLMLWCLQKARRLAAWAPLIGLALQWGFVLLNKYMANHGYWQLSKGSLAITYFSYFLLGAAIAVYYSSLKKWLIPTREGWRSGKGASWIVLWFLWIAAGIVHVELWFNNYTKKTVINSLWYEGFSNLHALLSCLVLFQLSFLLYGAGRSLLTRLLISAGACSFGIYLLHPALLFFYRKLPLHGGSLAYAAAIAGGWLVAFAGSWLVVALVFRYVKPAWVLFGSGPQKVKRAPKATL
- a CDS encoding acyltransferase is translated as MNAAKQERLPQLDIYRALAILGVMHVHSSSFAAGEMALQSPYYYWLNWINIFFKFGTPSFIFLSSFVLFYNYYGRPVTRSLIGSFYRRRLKYILLPYMLVSIGYYGLTLYVNGMLTQPLAQSISGFLGALFTGSAYAHLYFVFISIQFYLLFPLLLKLLQSSRLWVRWAFPIGLALQWVFIIWNKYQLHIVEKGSLSISYLAYYMLGAYIAINFEAIKLWLMKPWRELAARHKVLILLLVTLWLVAAFTHVQLWYRARHFGIWTDSLWYELLWNIHTMLSALVLLYATFLIYRRAPKVVVAILTRLGEISFAVYLIHPLLLAVYRRFGTGIPTDSLTYVFYIYGGLAVALAGSWMLVQFAFRRIRLSWVVFGNIPRSLAPPVKDKPVRGSTYRVLEGKDISKS
- a CDS encoding acyltransferase — its product is MRKLTRYPVEGHNSLWYIYRTVSPWKGVRNFIFIQIARYCPVLPLKNWIYRRVLGMKVGKHTAFGLMAMVDVFFPEKISVGENSVIGYNTTILAHEYLIKEYRLGEVIIGENVLIGANTTILPGVTIGDWAVVAAGSVVHKDVAAGSFVGGNPLRELRPPGSAEKAVEE
- a CDS encoding ATP phosphoribosyltransferase regulatory subunit, with the translated sequence MSKPKGFEKPAGVRDYLPRAVTKLRKIENDVLHCMSRWGYRQMITPTLEYYDTVGVASSTSDQKLYKLLNNRGQALVLRSEMTAPVARVVSSLLKDEPLPLRLSYHANVFRAIEEEAGREAEFFQTGVELVGDDSPEADAEVVALAIASLEAAGVKSFKIAIGHVGFLDGLFQEAVSGLPQAQEELKSHLLGRDYVAFRETLRRLELPEAQKKELDGLLRLRGGKEICGQALELSSHPLARASIEHLCKVWEVLVAYGVSQHVLIDLTMIGDFSYYTGMTFEGYASELGFPVCSGGRYDNLLQQFGRPIPSTGFSLKTNRILDGVSGVPEEEELPVLVQYDALRRQEGLAEAARLRNEGHAVVTRLAAGPEELKVVKRLDTDTVEAEGERYGEIYTFVSFISEHG